One part of the Sporocytophaga myxococcoides DSM 11118 genome encodes these proteins:
- a CDS encoding DUF1287 domain-containing protein has translation MITLSSAFAQTNFYERLADSAFVLTKQKVVYDPTYFVINYPNGDIPNGKGVCTDVVIRAYRKLGIDLQKEVHEDMKVNFKIYPTKWGLTKPDKNIDHRRVPNLMMFFSRHNSTKIISQNPKDYQPGDIVCWNLYDAVTHIGIVVKNRSADGQRYLVVHNIGAGQVMEDCLFSYKIIGHYRYKK, from the coding sequence ATGATAACTTTGAGTTCAGCATTTGCTCAAACAAACTTTTATGAAAGGTTAGCCGACTCTGCTTTTGTATTAACCAAACAGAAAGTAGTATATGATCCTACGTACTTTGTAATTAATTATCCTAATGGAGATATTCCTAATGGCAAAGGAGTTTGTACGGATGTCGTAATCCGTGCTTACAGAAAGCTTGGCATTGACCTTCAGAAAGAAGTACATGAAGATATGAAAGTCAACTTCAAAATCTACCCTACCAAATGGGGGCTCACAAAACCAGACAAAAACATAGACCACAGAAGAGTACCCAATCTCATGATGTTTTTCTCAAGACATAACAGTACAAAAATTATTTCTCAGAATCCAAAAGATTATCAACCTGGGGATATCGTTTGCTGGAATTTATACGATGCTGTAACGCATATTGGCATTGTGGTTAAAAATAGATCCGCAGATGGTCAGAGATATCTTGTGGTGCATAATATAGGTGCAGGACAGGTTATGGAAGATTGTTTATTCAGCTACAAAATCATAGGACATTATAGATACAAAAAGTAA
- a CDS encoding alpha/beta fold hydrolase: MNTINYKTISIEGVNIFYREAGNPNHLAILLLHGFPSSSHMYRDLIRDLADRYYLIAPDYPGFGNSDMPARTEYQYTFDNLSVTIEKFVDAIGLKKFSLFMQDYGAPVGYRIILRRPELLQALLIQNGNTYLDGLGPATEDGKRFWANRNPETEGAMRNMLSLEGTRMQYVDGAEDIKKISPDAWHYDQYFLDRPGNKEIQLDLLYDYKNNLKQYPAWQKFLRDHQPPTLITWGKNDALFTGNGAVAYKQDLPNAQLHLLNSGHFALEEFHTEVSVLIDDFLKNLK, translated from the coding sequence ATGAATACGATTAACTATAAAACCATCAGTATTGAAGGTGTTAATATTTTTTATCGTGAAGCTGGTAACCCAAATCACCTAGCAATTTTATTGCTCCATGGATTTCCATCTTCATCCCACATGTATCGTGATTTGATCCGTGATCTTGCTGATCGCTACTACCTCATTGCTCCGGATTATCCAGGTTTTGGGAACAGCGACATGCCAGCTCGTACAGAATATCAATATACGTTTGATAACCTTTCTGTAACAATTGAGAAGTTTGTTGACGCTATTGGATTGAAAAAATTCAGCCTCTTTATGCAAGACTATGGAGCACCTGTCGGATATCGGATTATCCTTCGCAGACCAGAACTGTTGCAGGCATTACTTATTCAAAATGGCAATACCTATCTCGATGGATTAGGGCCTGCAACAGAAGATGGCAAACGTTTCTGGGCAAATAGGAATCCGGAAACTGAAGGAGCTATGAGAAACATGCTTTCACTTGAGGGGACTAGGATGCAATATGTAGATGGAGCTGAAGACATAAAGAAAATTAGTCCTGATGCATGGCACTATGATCAGTATTTCCTTGATCGTCCTGGCAATAAAGAAATCCAACTCGATTTGTTGTATGATTATAAGAATAATTTAAAGCAATATCCGGCCTGGCAAAAATTCTTACGTGATCATCAACCTCCAACTTTGATCACATGGGGAAAAAATGATGCACTATTTACAGGCAACGGTGCGGTTGCCTACAAGCAAGACCTCCCTAATGCCCAACTACATTTATTGAATAGCGGACATTTTGCTTTGGAGGAATTTCATACAGAAGTCTCTGTGCTGATTGATGATTTTCTAAAGAATCTGAAATAG
- a CDS encoding Rrf2 family transcriptional regulator: MNGRFAISMHILTLLERFKGEVLSSEFIAGSININPVLVRKEIANLKKHSLVESKEGKAGGFTLAKPASKIMVADIYKAVGQNSVLGKSVNDPNPDCKIGKQINEQLNALYEDAESAVLKKLGNISLSDFHKNFS; the protein is encoded by the coding sequence ATGAACGGACGCTTTGCCATATCGATGCATATCCTTACCCTCCTGGAGAGATTTAAAGGGGAGGTGCTTTCGTCCGAGTTTATTGCTGGTAGTATAAACATTAATCCTGTGCTGGTCAGAAAGGAAATTGCTAATCTGAAGAAGCACAGTTTGGTTGAAAGCAAAGAAGGGAAGGCGGGGGGATTTACTCTCGCTAAACCAGCTTCAAAGATTATGGTTGCTGATATTTATAAGGCTGTAGGGCAAAATTCGGTTTTAGGAAAATCAGTCAATGATCCCAATCCTGATTGTAAGATCGGAAAGCAAATTAACGAACAGCTCAATGCATTATATGAAGATGCCGAAAGCGCTGTGTTGAAAAAGTTGGGAAATATATCCCTGTCTGATTTCCACAAAAACTTTAGTTGA
- a CDS encoding NAD(P)-dependent oxidoreductase yields the protein MKIALIGASGFVGTAVLNEAISRGYNVTAIARNPANIKITSNLVTVKKADVFDIDGLVSVLKGHDVVVSTYNAGWENPNLYQDFVKGSEAIQSATKKAGVKRLFVVGGAGSLEIAPGVQLVDTPQFPAEYKTGATAARDYLNILKKETELDWTFLSPAILMHAGITDGRTGKYRTALDTPVFDANNESRLSVEDLSVAILDEVEQGKFIKKRFTAAY from the coding sequence ATGAAAATTGCATTAATTGGTGCTTCTGGATTTGTAGGAACTGCTGTTCTTAATGAAGCGATATCACGTGGTTACAATGTAACAGCTATTGCACGTAATCCCGCAAATATAAAAATAACAAGCAATCTGGTCACTGTAAAAAAGGCGGATGTGTTTGATATCGATGGCCTGGTCTCTGTATTGAAGGGGCATGATGTTGTAGTTAGCACCTATAATGCAGGATGGGAGAATCCCAATTTGTACCAGGATTTTGTCAAAGGTTCTGAAGCTATTCAGAGCGCGACAAAAAAGGCTGGTGTAAAGCGCTTATTTGTTGTGGGTGGTGCCGGTAGCCTTGAGATCGCTCCAGGTGTTCAGCTCGTTGATACTCCACAATTCCCGGCTGAATATAAAACAGGAGCAACTGCCGCACGTGATTATTTGAATATCCTGAAAAAAGAAACGGAGCTTGATTGGACATTCTTAAGTCCTGCAATACTCATGCATGCAGGTATCACAGATGGACGCACAGGGAAATACAGAACAGCCCTTGATACTCCCGTCTTCGATGCCAATAATGAGAGTCGTTTGTCTGTAGAAGATCTAAGTGTAGCTATACTTGACGAAGTGGAACAAGGTAAGTTTATCAAAAAGCGATTTACTGCGGCCTATTAA
- a CDS encoding DUF4105 domain-containing protein: MKNLLGILGSILKSVLIFFLLLWGTLAIYFSNLPVFALRIGLATIFLAFGIWALWINRNPKWIFLFAIAYAGLIVWWMTIKPSHNRQWRPEVAVMPRATINGDSVHITGFRNFEYKTYNDFTVHYEDRDYLLSHLTSVDFFISYWHVGPVGHTFVSFNFDNALPLCISIETRPEVGEGFAPIASLFKQFELIYLVGDERDIVGVRTNHRHEEVYLYPIRIAPENARKLLLIYLSRINELADHPEFYHLLSNNCTINIVRYANKAGRKGRFNLYHFLNGFIDQYLYSAGFINTKMPFEELRKLSKINGVAQAGDAEHSPDFSKHIRTNLPKVEE; this comes from the coding sequence ATGAAAAACTTGTTAGGAATCTTGGGGTCTATATTAAAATCGGTTCTGATATTTTTCCTTTTGTTATGGGGAACACTGGCAATATACTTCTCAAACCTGCCTGTATTTGCTTTACGCATTGGACTTGCTACCATATTCTTAGCTTTCGGTATTTGGGCCTTGTGGATAAACAGAAATCCAAAATGGATCTTTCTATTCGCAATTGCCTATGCTGGACTGATTGTGTGGTGGATGACAATCAAACCTTCACATAATAGACAATGGCGTCCGGAAGTTGCCGTAATGCCAAGAGCAACAATCAATGGAGATTCCGTTCATATTACAGGATTTAGAAATTTTGAGTATAAGACATATAATGATTTTACAGTCCACTATGAAGATCGCGATTATTTGCTTTCCCATCTGACCTCTGTAGACTTTTTCATCTCATACTGGCACGTGGGCCCTGTGGGGCATACATTTGTAAGTTTTAATTTTGATAATGCATTACCCCTTTGTATTTCAATAGAAACGCGTCCCGAAGTTGGTGAAGGTTTCGCTCCTATAGCTTCCCTCTTCAAACAATTTGAGTTGATCTATCTGGTCGGAGATGAAAGAGACATTGTTGGAGTCCGAACCAACCACAGGCATGAGGAAGTATATCTTTATCCAATAAGAATCGCACCAGAAAATGCACGTAAACTTCTATTGATATATTTATCAAGAATTAATGAGCTCGCTGATCATCCTGAATTCTATCACCTTCTGAGCAATAACTGTACAATTAATATAGTTCGCTATGCGAATAAAGCAGGACGAAAAGGTCGCTTTAATTTATATCACTTTCTCAATGGCTTTATTGATCAGTATCTTTATAGTGCGGGTTTTATTAACACAAAAATGCCCTTTGAAGAACTTCGTAAGTTATCGAAAATCAATGGCGTTGCTCAAGCGGGTGATGCAGAACATTCACCTGACTTCTCAAAACATATCCGTACTAATTTGCCCAAAGTAGAAGAGTAA